TTCTGCCGCCTCTTTACTAACATTTCTGATAGTAAACGCAAAATAACCATCACTCCATAACGTATTCTCACCCCAATAATACTTTTTCAGATATTCTTTTTGAGTTTTCCATAACCTGTTAGTATATTCTTGTTTCAATTTTCTGATAATTGACAATACGCTAACTTTCGGCTCACTCTTGATCAAGAAATGAATATGGTCTTTGTCAGTTTCCATTTCAAGGATTTCAAAGTTAGACTCTTTTGAAATGTCAATCATAATCTGTTTGAGTTCTTCGCTAATTGGTTCAAGTATGACTTTTCGGTATTTGCAAACAAAAATAACATGATACATTAACAAAAATTTGCTATAATTCCGTGTTTCATACTTCGTATTTACCAAAAAGTATGTATGTTGTTAAATCATATATGCCTTTGTATGATGCAAGCGTTCAAATTTAGACTCTATCCTACAACTACACAAGCTATTCAATTGAATCAGCATATAGGTAGCTGCAGATTTGTCTATAATTGGGCACTTGACCAGAAAATTAAAACTTATGAGCAGACAGGGGAATCAATTTCCAGATTTGACTTAAACAAATTAATTCCTACTCTAAAGGCTTCTAATGAGTGGTTAGGGGAAGTTAACTCTCAATCATTACAGGGGATGACTAAGCAGATTGAATCCGCTTTCACTAGATTCTTTAGAGAGAAAACAGGGTTTCCAAAGTTCAAATCAAAAAAGAATCCGATACAGTCTTTCCCTGTACCTCAACACTACACTGTAAACTTTGAAAATAATACTATCAAGCTTCCTAAAATAGAACCAATTAAAGCAGTTCTTCACAGGAAGTTTGAAGGAGAGCCCAAAACGGCTACGGTATCAAGGACATGTAAAGGACATTACTACATCAGTATCCTTGTTGAAGATGGAAAAGAACTTCCAGTAAAGGAAGCTTTCACAGAATCAACAACAGTAGGAATTGATGTAGGTATCAAAGACTTTGCTGTCCTTTCAACAGGAGAAAAGGTTGAGAATCCAAAGTACTTGAAAAACTCTCTTAAAAGGCTCAAAGTATTACAGAAAAGAGTCTCAAGGAAACAGAAAGGCTCTAAGAACAGGGCAAAAGCTAAACGAAGACTTGCTGTACTCCATGACAAAATAACAAATCAGAGAAATGACTTCCAGAACAAACTCTCTTTTAGACTTGTTAGCGAAAACCAAGCTGTAGCTCTGGAAACTCTAAATGTTAAAGGCATGGTTAAGAATCATCACTTAACACAGGCTATAAGTGATTCTGCGTGGAGTAGTTTTGTAACAAAGTTGGAATATAAGGTTCAATGGTTTGGAAAAACCGTCCTGAGAATAGGACAATTTGAACCCTCTTCTAAGCTATGTAGTGTGTGTGGATACCACAATAAAGAGCTTCAGCTAAAAGACAGAGAATGGATTTGTCCAGACTGTAAAACCAAACACGATAGAGACATTAATGCCGCTATCAATATCAAAAAATTCGCTCTCATAGATCAGAATCTAATTGGATTATGACACCGTAGGGACTACGGGGATGAGCTTGGGGACTTGCCCTCAATAGAGGGAGGAATGAACCAAGAAGCCACTCAGTCTTTAGCTGAGTGGTAGTTCACTATATTCTATGAGAATCCATAGAACCCTATCTTCCTTCACAGAAACTCATATTAGAAGGTCTCTTGCCAGACTTCTGGAAGTTAAAAAAATGGATTTAGTTGCCGTTACAACAGATTGTACGTGAAAGATGCTTCGTAGATATGGCTCGAAGTCAACAGTTCATAGATTTCATCTCTACTTGTGTAAACATGTACCTATCAGAAGATTTTCAATGAATTACAAAATACGTATAACATGGTAAATAACTATCCAACTAAATGATAACAACAATGGAAAAATTCCCATATTTAAAGAACTTTCTAGAAACTCCTCCCCACGCTTTGAACCCGAAAGTATATATTTAATGCCAAGAAGTAAACCCAACCCGACTAATACCATATTATTGTAATCTGGGAGACCAAATACAATATTCATAAAAATTGTACTTGATGATGTAGTAGTGATTATGCTTGTAAACATAATATATCAGCTCTTTTATGGTTAAATATTAATCACAATTTGTAGTACGTACAATAAATAAGACATTCTTTAAGAAGATTCCGAAAACAAACTGAAAGTTGTTTATTTGTTATTTAAGTCTGCTTTTTATTTTTTATAATTAGTGATCAATTTAAAAGAACATTGACTATTTTTTGAAACACAGGGGATAGTTAGAGTATTCCGAGTCCGTGTCCCATAAGAGGGATAACTCCGAAAGAAAATACATTTATAAAACCATGTATCAATGCAATGAAAGGAAGGCTTCTTGTTCTATAGAACAAATATCCAATTAAAAATCCTGTAAAGGATGCATATAATATTTCATATGGAGACCCCAAACCGGAGTTCATGAGCCCGAAAACCAGGCTTGAAAGAACCAGACCACCCCGTGACCCAAATATTCCCTCAAGTCTTGTCTGGAGGATTGACCTGAATAATAGTTCTTCAGTAATCCCTACAAAAAAGACCATTACAACTGTAAGCTTTAAGATATTTATGAAAGAAAGATCAGGAATAAGTGAGACTGTTTGCGTGATAAACGATTCACCCTGCCCCAATAAGAGGCCAATAATAATTGATACAGGAAGATAATACCATATTTTTTTGAAACTCAGCCCTAACTGTTCATATGTAAACTGTTGACGAATTGTAACGATGGCCAAAGGAATGATCATTGGTGCGTAAATGTACTCGAAGGATAGAAGAGAAGATTCAGGGAACATAGGCACTGAAAAATTAATAAGGCGGAAGATCGGAAGTAACAGGAAAACCTGGCAGATGTTTCGGATTTCCTGCTCTTTTATGAATATTGAGATAAGAGATAAAGCTACCAGTATACCTGTATACAACAAGAGAGCAATTTTAATTTCTCCAGAATAAATCAACGATTCGGGAAGAACAATTAGAAGAAGAAGAACACCTGCAAGGGCTTCTTTACTCTGATATTTTGAATTTTTCAGTTGTACTTCTGGATTTTCGGCAGATTTCCCGAAAATTGTGGTTTCTTTGCTGCAGTTTTTCATACTTAATTACTCCATATTCACTACGCCTTCGATATATCAATCGCAGAGATAAAGATCTCGATAAGGGATATTCGTCTTGCTTTCATTGTAAAGCAGGAACTCAAGTTTCATATTTTTCCCTCAGAAGGGGTAACAATAACTAGCTCTTCCCACGCCTCATTACGAACAAAGCTTACTGGTACCTGTTTTTCCGGAAGAGTAAGGGGCCTGTTTTGAAACCTTACTTCCATTGTGTAGTTTATAGGCCTGTACTCATGATTTACGACTCCTACTATTGGCTAGTATTATAAAGGACTCCTACTATTGGCTAGTATTATAAAGGATTTCTACTATTGGCTAGTATTATAAAGGATTTCTACTATTGGCTAGTATTATAAAGGATTTCTACTATTGGCCTAGTATTATAAAGGATTTCTACTATTGGCCTAGTATTATAAAGGATTTCTACTATTGGCCTAGTATTATAAAGGACTCCTACTATTGGCTAGTATTATAAAGATTATTATGAGCAACAGATCTAAAGAAAATTTTTCGATGTCCAAACATAAATCCTTCTAAAATATTATTATGTTCTGGAAATCTTACTAAGAGACATTCCTGAGCATACCTTATAAATATAATAGTTTATGGCATTCAATTCTAGTCCAATTTTTGTATAGTTACTTACAAACTTTTATTCCAACCTTTTTATAATCTATATAAATTGAGAAAATAACCTACTTTGATTAATAAAGCACCAATATTCCTTTTAATATATTTATTTTCTGAATATAATATTGACTTTCATTTATTTCTTAGTGAACTAAATTTTTCTAAATTCTTATCTTAAGACTCGAATTTTAGAATAAATCGAAGAAAATATGAGCATAATATATAAAGTATCATATTAAGATTACTAATATATTTAGTATGGAATATCATATTTTAACATTTATCTTTAATAAATAGTAAAATATGATGCCTCAGTTAAAATACATTTCAATTGAATTGATATTTATTCTTTCTGAAATAAAGTAATATCCAAAGTTACTTATATTTATAGGTTCTATCCACAAATCGATTTTATAAATAAGAAAATGTTTAGAAGAACTTAGAAGGTCTTGCTATTTTTTAGCAAGTGTATTATAATTCAGTGGTTGGAATTGGTTTTACTCTAAATTATAGACAGTTATTCCGAATTTATTTGCTTGAGTTAAATTTATTCGATTTCAGGCACATCTCAAGTAAAGCATCATATTTCAGTTGTGGGTGAATGGACATGTATGAGGAGGCTTTACCGGAGGTTGCAGTTATTCTTCCGGCGTTTAATCGAGAAGTTGAGATTGGAACAGTTGTGCTGATCGCCAAGCGCTATGCAAACCGGGTCATCGTTGTAAATAATGGTAGTTCAGATCAGTGTGCAGAAGTGGCCGAACTTGCAGGAGCCGAAGTAATTCAGGATTTTTTAAACACAAGTAAAAATTATTCTCTTAAAAAAGGCATAGAGGCTGCAAAAGGTGCCGATATCATTGTCACGATGGACATGGATATTTGCAGAGATCCAAAATTAATCCCAAAGATGATCGCGCCCATTACAGAAGGAAATTTCGACTTGACAGTAGGAACCTGCTTACACAAGCGTCAGAGAAATTCCGAAAATGTCCTTTTGATTAAAAATAAAAAGACAGAAGGTGAACCAGTGGGTTTTCTGGCCTTCTCAAAAGCCTGTCTTGAGGAACTTGAACTTTCCGATGTCTATCTTAATTCCATTCGTTCTATTATGACTACCTGTGAGAGAAATAAAATCAAGGCCCATCACATTGACCTGCAGGAAGAACACGAAAAGACCCTCTTTAAAGCCTACAAGATCGGAGTCGTGGTTCCCGCCTACAACGAAGCACTTTTAATCCAGGAAACAATTGACGGGATCCCTGATTACGTGGATAAGATCTATATAATAAATGACTGCAGTACCGATCGTACAGGAGAGATCATCGACCAGATGATCGACCCCAGAATAGTACCAATACATCATAAAGTTAATAAAGGTGTGGGTGCAGCAATCATAAACGGCTACAAAAGAGCCCTTTCAGATGAAATGGATCTGGTTGCGGTTATGGCTGGAGATAACCAGATGGATCCCGCTCATCTTCCCCGCCTCCTCTTTCCTATTATTGAAGGGAAAGCCGACTACACCAAGGGAAACCGTCTTCTCTCAAAGGACATGAGGAAAGGAATGAGCGCCTGGAGAGCCTTTGGCAATGGACTCCTTACCTTGATAACAAAAATAGGAAGTGGGTACTGGAATATTACAGACCCTCAAAACGGTTACACTGTAATTTCTCGAGAAGCACTTGAAGTGCTTGATCTGGATTCAGTATATACTTATTATGGTTACTGCAACGATCTCCTGATAAAACTCAACGCTTTTGGCCTGCAAACAATGGACGTATCAATGCCCGCACGTTATGGCAGAGAAACATCTACTATCAAGTACGGTGTCTACATCAGAAAAGTTGCCCCCATGATTTTCAAAGGCTTTTTATGGAGGCTGAAGATGAAATACATAATTCTTGACTTCCACCCTCTGGTTCTGTTTTATATTGCAAGTATGTTACTGGTGCCTATTGGGTTTTTATTTGGAGTATGGATCGTTCTGCAAAAGTTAGTCTTCCACGGGCCCGTTTCGGCAAATTACCCACTTCTGGATGTGTTTATTTCACTCATGGGTATGCAATTACTTCTCTTTGCGATGTTCTTTGATATGCAGGTGAATAAGGCAACAAATTGGAATTATCCGGGCTTAAACTAATTGTTGAGTTTGTGGAATGCTTGAGAGCTATTCAATAATAAGTGGTTAGAAATTTTTGTCAAGGAGCTATCTGAGTGAAGTAGATAATAAAGACGGAATCTTCTTGAAAGAACTGGAAAGTCTGCGAAAAAAATGGATGGAGGGTGTGATGCCAGATGATCGAGGATAAAAATGCTAATTTCATAGAGGGAGGCTTAATATCCTGCATATCTGCTCAAACTTTCATGGTGATCTCTGATGCTAGACTTTAAAAATCGCGATTTTACGAGTTATAAGTTCCTTCAGCTCTGTGAAGCAATATCCGGCACCTACCCAACGGTAACAATGGCCGAGTATATGGAGAAACAGCATCCTACCCGTTTTATATTGATGCGCCATGATGTTGACAGGATACCGGAACGTGCCCTGGGTATTGCCAGGATAGAACAAGAACTTGGCATAAGATCAACATATTATTTCAGGATGATAAAAAGCGTATTCAAATCTGAGATCATACGTCAGATAAAGGATATGGGTCATGAGATTGGCTATCACTACGAGACCTTGAGTGATGCAAACGGAGATTACGAAAAGGCACTGGATTTGTTTCGATCAAATCTGGAAAAAATAAGGGAGGTCTGTGAGGTAAAAACAGTCTGTATGCATGGAAGGCCCCTCTCAAAATATGATAACCGCGAACTCTGGAAGAATCATGATTTTAAGGATTTCGGAATAATTGGTGAGGCCTACCTCTCTGTAGGAGATGATCTCAACTACTTCTCTGATACTGGAAGAACATGGGGTTGTAAAAATAGTTTAAGAGATTGTATTCCCGGTAAAACTGAGCAAGTTTTTGCTGAAACGACTGATGAGCTTATCGAATTGATAGAAAGAAAGGAATTAAATAATTTATATATTCTAACACATCCAGAAAGATGGCCTACAAGCGCTCTTGGATGGGGTATATATTATTCTACAGATCTTTCGGTCAACTTTGGAAAGAAAATTCTAATGAAAAGCCGTGGAAAGAATCCGAAGATTCATATCAGGAGTAACAACACATTATCAGTTACAGTTGACATCGAAGACTGGTATCATATCCCATCTGTTTGTGGGTCGAGTTTCTCAACTTACAAAAATGTAAGCGAATTTTTTAAAAAATGGAATGAAAGATATGATTACTTGAGTGAACCGACAAAAAGAACATTGGATCTTCTGGATGAATTTAATATAACTGCAACTTTCTTTGTTGTTGCAGACGTTGCAGAGCATTACCCAGGCCTGATCGAATCCATCGCTGAGAGAGGGCATGAAATTGCATGTCATGGAGCAGATCATACATGCGTACTCGATCCAAAAACGAAGGAACCTCTTACGACCGTTGAAGAATTTGAGGCAACAACTAGAAAGGCAAAGAAACTGCTTGAAAAAATATCCGGGCAAGAAGTAGTTGGATACAGGGCACCAAATGCAGCAGTTACTGGATGGATGCTTGACTCACTTGAAAAAA
The Methanosarcina sp. WWM596 DNA segment above includes these coding regions:
- the tnpA gene encoding IS200/IS605 family transposase; protein product: MVNTKYETRNYSKFLLMYHVIFVCKYRKVILEPISEELKQIMIDISKESNFEILEMETDKDHIHFLIKSEPKVSVLSIIRKLKQEYTNRLWKTQKEYLKKYYWGENTLWSDGYFAFTIRNVSKEAAEYYIRNQG
- the tnpB gene encoding IS200/IS605 family element RNA-guided endonuclease TnpB; the encoded protein is MMQAFKFRLYPTTTQAIQLNQHIGSCRFVYNWALDQKIKTYEQTGESISRFDLNKLIPTLKASNEWLGEVNSQSLQGMTKQIESAFTRFFREKTGFPKFKSKKNPIQSFPVPQHYTVNFENNTIKLPKIEPIKAVLHRKFEGEPKTATVSRTCKGHYYISILVEDGKELPVKEAFTESTTVGIDVGIKDFAVLSTGEKVENPKYLKNSLKRLKVLQKRVSRKQKGSKNRAKAKRRLAVLHDKITNQRNDFQNKLSFRLVSENQAVALETLNVKGMVKNHHLTQAISDSAWSSFVTKLEYKVQWFGKTVLRIGQFEPSSKLCSVCGYHNKELQLKDREWICPDCKTKHDRDINAAINIKKFALIDQNLIGL
- a CDS encoding CPBP family intramembrane glutamic endopeptidase gives rise to the protein MKNCSKETTIFGKSAENPEVQLKNSKYQSKEALAGVLLLLIVLPESLIYSGEIKIALLLYTGILVALSLISIFIKEQEIRNICQVFLLLPIFRLINFSVPMFPESSLLSFEYIYAPMIIPLAIVTIRQQFTYEQLGLSFKKIWYYLPVSIIIGLLLGQGESFITQTVSLIPDLSFINILKLTVVMVFFVGITEELLFRSILQTRLEGIFGSRGGLVLSSLVFGLMNSGLGSPYEILYASFTGFLIGYLFYRTRSLPFIALIHGFINVFSFGVIPLMGHGLGIL
- a CDS encoding glycosyltransferase, producing the protein MDMYEEALPEVAVILPAFNREVEIGTVVLIAKRYANRVIVVNNGSSDQCAEVAELAGAEVIQDFLNTSKNYSLKKGIEAAKGADIIVTMDMDICRDPKLIPKMIAPITEGNFDLTVGTCLHKRQRNSENVLLIKNKKTEGEPVGFLAFSKACLEELELSDVYLNSIRSIMTTCERNKIKAHHIDLQEEHEKTLFKAYKIGVVVPAYNEALLIQETIDGIPDYVDKIYIINDCSTDRTGEIIDQMIDPRIVPIHHKVNKGVGAAIINGYKRALSDEMDLVAVMAGDNQMDPAHLPRLLFPIIEGKADYTKGNRLLSKDMRKGMSAWRAFGNGLLTLITKIGSGYWNITDPQNGYTVISREALEVLDLDSVYTYYGYCNDLLIKLNAFGLQTMDVSMPARYGRETSTIKYGVYIRKVAPMIFKGFLWRLKMKYIILDFHPLVLFYIASMLLVPIGFLFGVWIVLQKLVFHGPVSANYPLLDVFISLMGMQLLLFAMFFDMQVNKATNWNYPGLN
- a CDS encoding polysaccharide deacetylase family protein, encoding MLDFKNRDFTSYKFLQLCEAISGTYPTVTMAEYMEKQHPTRFILMRHDVDRIPERALGIARIEQELGIRSTYYFRMIKSVFKSEIIRQIKDMGHEIGYHYETLSDANGDYEKALDLFRSNLEKIREVCEVKTVCMHGRPLSKYDNRELWKNHDFKDFGIIGEAYLSVGDDLNYFSDTGRTWGCKNSLRDCIPGKTEQVFAETTDELIELIERKELNNLYILTHPERWPTSALGWGIYYSTDLSVNFGKKILMKSRGKNPKIHIRSNNTLSVTVDIEDWYHIPSVCGSSFSTYKNVSEFFKKWNERYDYLSEPTKRTLDLLDEFNITATFFVVADVAEHYPGLIESIAERGHEIACHGADHTCVLDPKTKEPLTTVEEFEATTRKAKKLLEKISGQEVVGYRAPNAAVTGWMLDSLEKIGFMYDSSVSVNSLYNKSDSLLKDVSSSPYHPAPGSLEPTEYRDFVEFPWAYYDMGIKIPAYGGPTLRFLGSHLISKGLKQSLNRGHTVFYFHPIDISHEKFPSVGNRRPLYWCVKGKMVEKKLRCVFNGLKNVKKVPLKNQVNNYYNVGY